The sequence GATTCTTTAAAACCTTTAGTTATACCTGCCTATTTTGGGCATCCATTCTTTATCTTTTTACTCGTTCAGTTTATCCGTACGATACCTCGTGAATTAGATGAGGCAGCGATCATTGATGGGTGTAATACTTTTGGAATTTACCGGAGGATTATATTACCATTACTCGTTCCAGCATTAGCAACTACAGCTATATTTACTTTTTATTGGACTTGGGATAATTTACTCGGGCCGGTATTATATTTGAACAGTCCATCTAAATATACGGTATCGATGGCATTAAATATGTTCTTGAGTAATGAGACGGTTTCGAATTGGGGCGCGATGTTCGCAATGTCTGTTGTGTCATTGATCCCGGTATTTATTATCTTCTTTATTTTTCAGCGGTATGTGGTGGAAGGCATCAGTACAAGTGGTCTGAAAGGTTAAGTATTACAACTTAGAGCAAGTGAAGGGGGATGATCTCTAAGTGAGCGCATTGAATAAAGCATGTGAATGGATCGCAAAAGTAGCATATCTGAATTTGCTTTGGGTAGGTTTGTCGATGTCAGGATTGATTATAGCTGGTCTGTTTCCTGCTACTGCAGCTACATTTGCAGTAGTGAGGAAATGGTTAACAGGTTACAGTGATATTTCCATTACTAAAACCTTTTGGCAGACGTATCGACAATCCTTCTTAGGTGCAAATGTTCTAGGGTATTTGTTTGTAGTGGTTGCCTATATCTTATATTTGGACTTCCTTTTTATTAACGTTGCTCCTAATGATTATGTATTAGTATTGACCATACCGTTCCTGTTTGTATCGATTTTACTTGGTTTAACTTTTCTTTATGTTTTTCCTGTGTATGTGCATTTTGAAATGAATATAAGAGATGTGATT is a genomic window of Gracilibacillus salinarum containing:
- a CDS encoding carbohydrate ABC transporter permease; this encodes MKAKYINKFIYHIIVGGFAVLLLYPVAWLIMSSFKQSERIFLTADSLIPNPFVLSNYGQGWQGFGDYGFGTFMTNTAIFVVLVLIGHLISCTLIAFGFARLKFAGRGFWFAIMILTLMLPAEVVMIPQYIIFAKLGWLDSLKPLVIPAYFGHPFFIFLLVQFIRTIPRELDEAAIIDGCNTFGIYRRIILPLLVPALATTAIFTFYWTWDNLLGPVLYLNSPSKYTVSMALNMFLSNETVSNWGAMFAMSVVSLIPVFIIFFIFQRYVVEGISTSGLKG
- a CDS encoding YesL family protein — encoded protein: MSALNKACEWIAKVAYLNLLWVGLSMSGLIIAGLFPATAATFAVVRKWLTGYSDISITKTFWQTYRQSFLGANVLGYLFVVVAYILYLDFLFINVAPNDYVLVLTIPFLFVSILLGLTFLYVFPVYVHFEMNIRDVIKSAFFIMVLNPGKTIMMTLGVFGIIAGIWKFQGLALFFSMSLLAIASMFPALRAFSNINGKKNYLKNKNVYQ